In Rattus rattus isolate New Zealand chromosome 9, Rrattus_CSIRO_v1, whole genome shotgun sequence, a genomic segment contains:
- the LOC116909931 gene encoding bolA-like protein 2 translates to MELSANYLREELRRDLEAEHVEVEDATLNRCATSFPSPGGVEGKFEGKPLLQRHRLVNECLAEELPHIHAFEQKTLTPEQWTRQRQE, encoded by the coding sequence ATGGAACTCAGTGCCAACTACCTCCGCGAGGAGCTGCGGCGGGACCTGGAGGCAGAGCATGTGGAGGTGGAGGACGCGACTCTGAACCGTTGCGCGACCAGCTTCCCGAGTCCTGGTGGTGTCGAGGGAAAGTTCGAGGGAAAGCCACTGCTCCAGAGACACCGGCTGGTGAACGAGTGCTTAGCCGAAGAGCTCCCGCACATCCATGCCTTTGAGCAGAAAACTCTGACCCCAGAGCAGTGGACCCGACAGCGGCAGGAATGA